A stretch of the bacterium genome encodes the following:
- the map gene encoding type I methionyl aminopeptidase: protein MIKLKTGRDIEMIAESGRILAEVLEKISREARVGVALDSLENSARRLIKTAGAKPAFLGYRPSSSDKPFPAALCLSLNEQVVHGLPSPYKLRSGDLLKIDLGVDYKGYISDAAVSLGIGKISLVAQKLIEAVKKSLEAAVNEARPGKYLGDLGYVIETIIKKSGFSVIKGLTGHGVGFKLHEDPTIFNYGNKGEGLALKSGMVLAIEPMACLGKERIVQRSDDSFATADGSLTAHFEHTVAITENGPRILTL from the coding sequence ATGATTAAATTAAAAACCGGGCGCGATATTGAAATGATTGCCGAATCGGGCCGGATTCTGGCTGAAGTTCTGGAAAAAATTTCCCGGGAAGCCAGGGTCGGCGTTGCTCTTGATTCTTTGGAAAATTCGGCCAGGCGTTTAATCAAAACAGCCGGCGCTAAGCCGGCTTTCCTGGGCTATCGTCCGTCAAGCAGCGATAAGCCGTTTCCGGCGGCGCTTTGCCTATCCTTAAACGAACAGGTGGTCCACGGCTTACCGTCGCCTTATAAATTGCGTTCCGGCGATTTGCTGAAAATTGATTTGGGGGTGGATTATAAGGGCTATATCAGCGATGCCGCGGTTAGTTTGGGGATCGGGAAGATTTCGCTGGTTGCTCAAAAATTAATTGAAGCCGTCAAAAAATCGCTGGAAGCCGCCGTTAACGAAGCCCGGCCGGGGAAATATCTGGGCGACTTGGGATATGTTATTGAAACAATTATTAAAAAATCCGGTTTCAGCGTCATTAAAGGATTGACCGGACACGGCGTTGGTTTTAAACTTCATGAAGATCCGACCATTTTTAATTACGGAAATAAAGGCGAAGGATTGGCCTTAAAATCGGGCATGGTTTTGGCGATTGAGCCGATGGCTTGCCTTGGCAAAGAGAGGATAGTCCAGAGGTCAGATGACAGTTTCGCCACCGCTGACGGCAGTTTAACGGCTCATTTTGAGCATACGGTAGCGATTACGGAAAACGGCCCGCGGATTCTAACGCTTTGA
- the topA gene encoding type I DNA topoisomerase, protein MNLVIVESPTKTKTISKYLGKNYTVKSSVGHIRDLPKNNKKAIDIEHEFKPRYEIIKGKEGIVSELKKLADKSDEVILATDPDREGEAIAWHIAEALGLKGKKIKRISFHEITQEAVEEALQHPRKIDENLRKAQEARRVLDRLVGYDLSGLIWKKVRYGLSAGRVQSPALRIIMEREREIRAFKPENYWTITADFKNDKKETLSLVCSKEPRSEKDVNEILEKGKKEGWSVIGVEEKETKRSPLPPFITSTLQQTASSRLGFSPSRTMYFAQRLYEAGHITYMRTDSLNMATKAIEEISKTILKKLGKNYLENRVYKTQSKNAQEAHEAVRPSNFSVESAGNTEEEEKLYKLIWKRAVASQMSDSKILKTKISANIKSKDIPDFTVTGSRTLFDGWLAVDPEASGKEIELPKTNEGDALALEKIESEKKETMPLSRYTEAGLVKELEKRGIGRPSTYATIIKTIQDRGYVEKIQKTLHPTDTGEVVSDFLEKNFGNIIADSFTAKMEDELDEIAAGKREYAKTLGDFYKPFSEQVKEKSSAEKITTLGEADKSIVCPECGGNMVIKLGRKGKFLSCSRFPDCAGARTIDGKAMEPPKETGEACPKCKEGKLIEREGKFGKFISCNRYPKCRYIKKDEAAEAAKRTNVTCPICKKGVLVEKRGRFGIFYGCSEYPNCKYIMKTKPTGNICKDCGSLMMEGTKTIPERCSNKICPNHNPHKIKS, encoded by the coding sequence ATGAATTTAGTCATCGTTGAGTCCCCGACCAAAACAAAAACCATCTCAAAATATCTCGGCAAAAATTACACCGTGAAATCTTCGGTCGGGCACATCCGCGATTTGCCGAAAAACAACAAAAAAGCGATTGATATTGAGCACGAATTTAAACCCCGCTATGAAATCATTAAAGGGAAAGAAGGAATTGTTTCCGAACTTAAAAAACTTGCCGACAAATCAGACGAAGTTATCCTCGCAACCGACCCTGACCGCGAAGGCGAAGCCATCGCCTGGCACATCGCCGAGGCCTTAGGCCTTAAAGGAAAAAAAATAAAAAGAATATCTTTTCATGAAATCACGCAAGAAGCAGTGGAAGAAGCGCTGCAACATCCGCGGAAAATTGATGAAAATTTAAGAAAAGCGCAGGAAGCCCGCCGGGTCTTAGACCGGCTGGTCGGCTACGATTTAAGCGGCCTTATCTGGAAAAAAGTCAGATACGGGCTTTCGGCCGGCCGCGTCCAATCCCCCGCCCTCCGCATTATTATGGAGCGCGAGCGGGAAATCCGCGCGTTTAAGCCGGAAAATTATTGGACTATAACGGCTGACTTTAAAAACGATAAAAAAGAAACGCTCTCGCTGGTGTGTTCTAAGGAACCGCGCAGTGAAAAAGATGTAAATGAAATTCTTGAAAAAGGAAAAAAAGAAGGCTGGTCTGTAATCGGCGTTGAAGAAAAAGAAACCAAACGCTCGCCTTTGCCGCCGTTTATCACATCCACTTTACAGCAAACCGCGAGCTCCCGGCTGGGCTTCTCGCCGTCACGAACAATGTATTTTGCTCAAAGACTTTACGAAGCGGGACATATCACTTATATGCGAACCGACAGTTTGAATATGGCGACAAAAGCGATTGAAGAAATATCAAAAACCATATTAAAAAAACTGGGGAAAAATTATCTGGAAAACAGGGTTTATAAAACCCAAAGCAAAAATGCCCAGGAAGCGCACGAAGCCGTCCGGCCAAGCAATTTTTCCGTGGAATCAGCCGGTAATACCGAGGAAGAAGAAAAACTTTATAAATTAATCTGGAAACGGGCCGTGGCTTCCCAAATGAGCGACTCAAAAATACTGAAAACAAAAATTTCCGCCAATATAAAAAGCAAAGATATCCCCGACTTTACCGTGACCGGTTCGCGGACGCTCTTTGACGGCTGGCTCGCGGTTGACCCGGAAGCAAGCGGCAAAGAAATAGAACTCCCCAAAACCAACGAAGGTGATGCTCTGGCTCTGGAAAAAATTGAATCAGAGAAAAAAGAAACCATGCCGTTGTCAAGATATACCGAGGCCGGATTGGTCAAGGAACTGGAAAAACGCGGCATCGGCAGACCAAGCACTTACGCGACAATCATCAAAACAATCCAGGACCGCGGCTACGTGGAAAAAATTCAAAAAACACTTCACCCTACCGACACCGGCGAAGTTGTCAGCGACTTTCTGGAAAAAAATTTCGGCAACATCATTGCCGACTCTTTCACGGCTAAAATGGAAGATGAGCTTGACGAAATCGCGGCAGGGAAAAGAGAATACGCAAAAACACTGGGCGATTTTTATAAACCCTTTTCGGAACAGGTTAAAGAAAAAAGTAGCGCCGAAAAAATAACCACCCTGGGCGAAGCGGATAAAAGCATTGTCTGCCCGGAATGCGGCGGCAATATGGTCATTAAGCTTGGCCGCAAGGGAAAATTCTTGAGTTGTTCGCGATTCCCCGATTGCGCCGGCGCCCGCACAATTGACGGCAAAGCGATGGAACCGCCCAAAGAAACCGGAGAGGCCTGTCCGAAATGTAAAGAAGGCAAACTCATTGAACGCGAGGGAAAATTCGGCAAATTCATATCCTGCAACAGATATCCGAAATGCCGTTATATTAAAAAAGACGAAGCCGCCGAGGCGGCGAAAAGAACCAATGTAACCTGCCCTATCTGTAAAAAAGGAGTTCTGGTTGAGAAGCGAGGCCGGTTTGGGATATTTTACGGCTGTTCGGAATATCCGAACTGCAAATATATTATGAAAACCAAACCCACGGGAAATATCTGCAAAGATTGCGGTTCGCTTATGATGGAAGGCACGAAAACAATCCCGGAACGATGCAGTAATAAAATCTGCCCCAATCACAATCCGCACAAAATAAAATCTTAA
- the dprA gene encoding DNA-processing protein DprA, with product MNNKKIRKITSKDSSYPFLLKQISDPPANLYILGNLSNEKLPHLAIVGTRKATPNGCLIARTLARELSEAGCVIVSGLAMGIDTAAHEGVVAAKGKTLAVLGNGLNKIYPSQNKNLAEKILELDGAIISEYAPDEPAFPSNFLARNRIVSGLCLATIVVEAPERSGSLVTARLALEQNREVFIVPGPANHYNYAGSHRLIREGARLAISAKDILDDLNIKPITSKENFSPEEELILKIFPKNKKSLSIDKIIELTKLDSQVVNKTIAFLVIKGIIKENLGRYNLK from the coding sequence TTGAACAATAAAAAAATTAGAAAAATAACTTCAAAGGATTCCAGCTATCCTTTTCTTTTAAAACAAATTTCGGACCCGCCGGCGAACTTATATATCTTAGGAAATCTGTCAAACGAAAAACTCCCTCACCTCGCCATTGTCGGCACCCGCAAGGCCACGCCAAACGGCTGTTTAATCGCCAGAACCTTAGCCAGAGAGTTAAGCGAGGCCGGCTGCGTTATCGTCAGCGGCTTGGCGATGGGAATTGACACCGCGGCTCATGAAGGCGTGGTGGCGGCTAAGGGGAAAACTCTGGCGGTTTTAGGCAATGGCTTGAATAAAATTTATCCCAGCCAGAACAAAAATCTGGCTGAAAAAATTTTAGAATTGGACGGAGCGATAATTTCCGAATATGCCCCCGATGAACCCGCTTTTCCTTCCAACTTTTTAGCTCGCAATCGGATTGTCAGTGGCTTATGCCTGGCGACCATCGTAGTGGAAGCCCCGGAACGCTCCGGTTCATTAGTAACCGCCCGGCTGGCTCTGGAGCAAAACCGGGAAGTTTTTATAGTGCCCGGCCCGGCCAATCATTATAATTATGCCGGTTCGCACCGGTTAATCCGGGAAGGAGCGCGCTTGGCTATTTCCGCTAAAGATATTTTAGACGATTTAAATATCAAACCGATAACCTCAAAAGAAAATTTCAGCCCCGAAGAAGAATTGATTTTAAAAATATTTCCGAAAAATAAAAAATCACTTTCTATTGACAAAATTATTGAATTAACTAAACTGGACTCGCAAGTCGTTAATAAAACCATCGCTTTCTTAGTTATTAAAGGTATAATCAAAGAAAATTTAGGACGGTATAATTTAAAATAA
- a CDS encoding DUF502 domain-containing protein, giving the protein MKRIRAYFYAGIILVLPLGLLLFILSCLVKIFKNISSAIGLKTVIFSLVAKLPLPSFLLATGEWLEWLLIAVSIAAILIFLGWFSSKIGKRIIEFLERAIKKIPLIGSLYFTFRETAKLTLKEKKAFREVVKVQVIEGIQSIGFVVQRKDTKVVVFIPFVPNPLTGITIIVDSSLVIPTGLSVEEGMRWMISFGASPDLLS; this is encoded by the coding sequence ATGAAACGGATTAGAGCTTATTTTTACGCGGGAATAATTTTAGTTTTGCCTTTGGGGTTATTGCTGTTTATTTTATCCTGTTTGGTAAAGATTTTTAAAAATATTTCTTCGGCAATCGGTTTAAAGACGGTCATTTTCAGCTTGGTAGCAAAATTGCCGTTGCCTTCGTTTTTATTGGCAACCGGAGAATGGTTAGAATGGTTGTTGATTGCCGTTAGTATCGCGGCAATTCTGATATTTTTGGGATGGTTCAGTTCAAAAATAGGGAAAAGAATAATTGAGTTTTTAGAAAGGGCGATTAAAAAAATTCCGCTGATTGGCTCTCTCTATTTTACTTTTAGAGAAACGGCGAAACTCACTCTTAAAGAAAAAAAGGCCTTTAGGGAGGTAGTCAAGGTGCAAGTTATTGAGGGAATCCAGAGTATCGGGTTTGTGGTCCAGAGAAAGGATACAAAGGTAGTTGTTTTTATTCCTTTTGTTCCAAATCCCTTAACTGGCATCACGATTATTGTTGATAGTAGTCTGGTTATTCCTACAGGTTTAAGCGTTGAAGAAGGAATGAGATGGATGATCAGTTTTGGCGCCTCTCCTGATTTATTATCCTGA
- a CDS encoding site-specific DNA-methyltransferase translates to MIFADPPYNLSNGGITVHAGRMVSVNKGDWDKSKGFKDDYDFHYKWIDACRRVLKPHGTLWVSGTYHSIYQCGYALQSLGYQILNDVAWFKPNASPNLSCRYFTASHETLLWARKDKKAKHIFNYALMKNGNWPEDQLKKPGLQMRSVWAMGTPKTIEKRFGKHPTQKPEDLLKRIVLASTNKGDLVVDPFTGSSTTGIAAYLLGRHFIGVDTEPKYLDVSIKRFEELDRNLKNKYKKV, encoded by the coding sequence ATGATTTTTGCCGATCCCCCCTATAATCTTTCAAACGGAGGCATTACCGTTCACGCTGGACGAATGGTTAGCGTCAATAAAGGAGATTGGGACAAGAGCAAGGGATTCAAAGATGATTACGATTTTCATTACAAATGGATAGATGCCTGTCGGAGAGTTTTAAAACCCCATGGTACACTTTGGGTTAGTGGCACTTACCATTCAATTTATCAATGCGGTTATGCTTTGCAGTCACTTGGATACCAAATTCTAAACGATGTCGCTTGGTTCAAACCAAACGCATCGCCGAATTTAAGTTGCCGATATTTTACGGCAAGCCATGAAACTTTACTTTGGGCGAGAAAGGATAAAAAGGCAAAACATATTTTCAATTATGCTTTAATGAAAAATGGCAACTGGCCGGAAGATCAGCTAAAAAAACCAGGGCTTCAAATGCGTTCGGTTTGGGCGATGGGAACACCGAAAACAATTGAAAAAAGATTTGGAAAACATCCTACGCAAAAACCGGAAGATTTACTAAAACGAATCGTGCTTGCCTCAACTAACAAGGGCGATTTAGTTGTTGATCCATTCACTGGAAGTTCAACAACTGGAATTGCCGCCTATCTTTTGGGACGGCACTTTATCGGTGTTGATACTGAACCAAAGTATTTGGATGTATCAATAAAGCGATTTGAGGAATTGGATCGCAATCTAAAAAATAAATACAAAAAAGTATGA